A genomic segment from Pseudosulfitobacter sp. DSM 107133 encodes:
- a CDS encoding TRAP transporter substrate-binding protein → MTITRKSFLSLAGAAALALGLGAAPASAQEVTLSLHQFLPAQANVPRLVLDVWADNVEKDSGGRIKVDRYPSMQLGGKPPELMDQAIDGVADIVWTVVGYTPGRYPSTEVFELPFIMTNARAASRAYWEMFEEHMKDTEFKDVHILGTWVHGPGMIHANREVKVPADMEGLKIRGGSRLINDYLSALGATPVGMPVPAVSEGLSKGVIDGTTIPWEVTAALKVPELVHNHTEFEGKALYVLTFVLAMNKDRYDSLPDDLKKVIDDNSGLEFSVFAGGTQADADGPARAAAVAMGNNIVTVSEEDAKAWREAAQPVYDAWIADMDSKGIDGQALIDEATMLMDKYSQ, encoded by the coding sequence ATGACCATCACGCGTAAATCATTCCTGTCACTCGCAGGCGCTGCGGCGCTCGCGCTGGGACTGGGCGCGGCACCAGCATCGGCCCAAGAGGTCACGCTCAGCCTGCACCAGTTCCTGCCCGCGCAGGCCAACGTGCCACGTCTGGTGCTGGACGTCTGGGCCGACAATGTTGAAAAAGACAGCGGCGGGCGCATCAAGGTGGATCGCTATCCGTCGATGCAACTGGGTGGCAAGCCGCCAGAGCTGATGGATCAGGCGATTGACGGCGTTGCCGATATTGTCTGGACCGTGGTGGGTTATACGCCGGGCCGTTACCCGTCGACCGAAGTGTTCGAACTGCCCTTCATCATGACCAATGCCCGCGCGGCCAGCCGTGCCTATTGGGAAATGTTCGAAGAACACATGAAGGACACCGAGTTCAAAGATGTACATATTCTGGGCACATGGGTACATGGTCCGGGCATGATCCACGCCAACCGCGAAGTCAAAGTGCCTGCCGATATGGAAGGTCTGAAAATTCGGGGCGGATCGCGTCTGATCAACGATTACCTGTCCGCTTTGGGCGCAACCCCTGTTGGTATGCCCGTGCCTGCGGTCTCCGAAGGTCTGTCCAAAGGCGTGATCGACGGCACCACCATCCCGTGGGAAGTGACTGCTGCGCTGAAGGTGCCGGAACTGGTACACAACCACACAGAGTTTGAAGGCAAGGCGCTCTATGTGCTGACCTTTGTTCTGGCGATGAACAAAGACCGCTATGACTCGCTGCCCGATGACCTGAAAAAGGTGATCGACGACAACTCGGGCCTTGAATTCTCGGTCTTTGCAGGCGGCACACAAGCCGATGCAGACGGTCCCGCCCGCGCGGCAGCGGTTGCCATGGGCAACAACATCGTCACCGTGTCCGAAGAAGACGCCAAAGCGTGGCGTGAAGCGGCGCAGCCTGTCTATGACGCATGGATTGCGGACATGGACAGCAAAGG
- a CDS encoding AbrB family transcriptional regulator, protein MTLDFADLRTELPKTGLTLIIGAIGAALAVWLGSPLPYLLGSMIVVGAWAVWRSAGVPDNSARPVLQTLRKACISLIGVMIGATFSPALLEQLPQLWMSVLAVVPFVCATHALSFLIYRRLAGLDRVTAFFAAMPGGLIEAVTLGEAAGADPRLLSTQHFARVVLVIVAIPTAYYLATGVVVGSAAGQSFDSTPAGLLDMAELAVLCVIGIWLGRTLRLPASYMIGPMLLSAIVHGTGVLDVASPGWLLAAAQLVIGAGLGVLFAGSSLRSLARAFGFGCISVAAMLSVAVAFAAMLAPWSSLPFIALVISLAPGGVTEMGLVALSLGISPVAITVHHLFRIVLAVGIAGWAMPRLRAKEPASAP, encoded by the coding sequence ATGACGCTCGACTTTGCCGACTTGCGCACCGAGTTGCCCAAAACCGGGCTGACCCTGATAATCGGGGCGATCGGCGCGGCGCTGGCGGTCTGGCTGGGGTCGCCGCTGCCCTATCTTCTGGGATCCATGATCGTGGTCGGCGCGTGGGCGGTCTGGCGCAGTGCGGGCGTGCCGGACAACAGTGCGCGTCCGGTGCTGCAAACCCTGCGCAAGGCCTGCATTTCGCTGATCGGCGTGATGATCGGCGCGACCTTCTCGCCTGCGCTGCTGGAGCAATTGCCCCAATTGTGGATGTCGGTTCTGGCGGTGGTTCCCTTTGTCTGCGCCACCCATGCGCTAAGTTTCCTGATCTACCGCAGGCTTGCGGGTCTGGACCGCGTCACTGCCTTTTTTGCCGCCATGCCCGGTGGATTGATCGAAGCCGTGACACTGGGCGAAGCCGCAGGTGCCGACCCGCGTCTGCTGAGCACACAGCATTTCGCGCGCGTGGTTCTGGTGATTGTGGCAATCCCCACCGCCTATTATCTGGCCACCGGTGTCGTCGTCGGCAGCGCGGCAGGCCAATCGTTTGACAGCACGCCCGCAGGTCTGCTCGACATGGCAGAACTGGCGGTTCTCTGCGTTATCGGCATCTGGCTGGGGCGCACCTTGCGCCTGCCCGCGTCCTACATGATCGGGCCGATGCTGCTGAGCGCCATTGTCCACGGCACCGGCGTTCTGGACGTGGCAAGCCCCGGCTGGCTGCTGGCAGCGGCGCAATTGGTGATTGGTGCGGGCCTTGGCGTGCTGTTTGCCGGATCGTCATTGCGCAGTTTGGCGCGGGCCTTCGGATTCGGATGCATCAGCGTGGCCGCGATGCTGTCGGTGGCGGTGGCCTTTGCCGCGATGCTGGCACCATGGTCCAGCCTGCCGTTCATTGCGCTGGTGATCAGCCTTGCCCCCGGCGGCGTGACCGAAATGGGACTGGTGGCGCTGAGCCTGGGAATCAGCCCGGTGGCGATCACCGTGCACCATCTGTTCCGCATCGTGCTGGCGGTCGGCATTGCGGGCTGGGCCATGCCAAGGTTGCGTGCAAAAGAACCGGCATCTGCGCCGTAA
- the hemE gene encoding uroporphyrinogen decarboxylase, protein MTGNKKILRALAGETLDVPPIWMMRQAGRYLPEYKATRAQAGDFLSLCYNPELACEVTLQPIRRYGFDAAILFADILLVPQALGADLWFVTGEGPRLSTVTTQADFDKLGPVSDIHETLSPIYQTVRLLTEALPRETTLIGFAGAPWTVATYMIAGKGTPDQGPAHALKAGNVALFEALLERITLATIEYLSAQIDAGAEVVKIFDSWAGSLKGADFERYSLEPARQITAALKARHPGIPIIGFPREAGEKYVGFAKATGVDCVALDNSVAPDWAAANVQVDGCVQGNLASHHMVTGGQALVDETRAIVKAFSKGPHIFNLGHGITPDADPDNVQLMIDTVREG, encoded by the coding sequence ATGACCGGGAACAAAAAGATTTTGCGCGCACTTGCAGGCGAGACGCTGGACGTGCCGCCGATCTGGATGATGCGGCAGGCGGGGCGCTATCTGCCCGAGTACAAGGCGACGCGCGCACAGGCGGGGGATTTCCTGTCGCTGTGCTACAATCCCGAACTGGCCTGCGAGGTGACCTTGCAGCCGATCCGCCGCTATGGATTCGACGCCGCGATCCTGTTTGCCGACATCCTGCTGGTGCCGCAGGCGCTGGGTGCGGACCTGTGGTTTGTCACCGGCGAAGGCCCGCGGCTGAGCACGGTCACCACGCAGGCGGATTTCGACAAGCTGGGGCCGGTTTCGGACATCCACGAAACGCTGTCGCCGATCTACCAGACCGTGCGCCTGCTGACCGAAGCATTGCCGCGCGAGACCACGCTGATCGGCTTTGCCGGCGCGCCGTGGACCGTGGCCACCTATATGATCGCCGGAAAGGGCACCCCGGATCAGGGACCGGCCCACGCGCTGAAGGCCGGGAACGTGGCGCTGTTCGAGGCGCTGCTCGAGCGGATCACACTCGCGACCATCGAATACCTGTCGGCGCAGATCGACGCCGGTGCCGAAGTGGTCAAGATTTTCGACAGCTGGGCCGGATCGCTGAAGGGCGCCGATTTCGAGCGGTACAGCCTGGAGCCTGCCCGTCAGATCACCGCAGCCCTCAAGGCGCGCCACCCCGGCATTCCGATCATCGGTTTTCCGCGCGAGGCAGGCGAGAAATACGTGGGCTTTGCCAAGGCAACCGGCGTGGACTGTGTGGCGTTGGACAATTCCGTGGCCCCCGACTGGGCCGCCGCGAACGTGCAGGTCGATGGTTGCGTGCAGGGCAATCTGGCCTCGCATCATATGGTGACGGGTGGTCAGGCGCTGGTTGACGAGACGCGGGCGATTGTGAAGGCCTTTTCCAAGGGCCCGCATATCTTCAATCTGGGCCATGGAATCACGCCGGATGCCGACCCTGACAACGTACAATTGATGATTGATACAGTTCGTGAAGGATAA
- the hemC gene encoding hydroxymethylbilane synthase: MAGHRDTPFSNQRPRDVTLPSPDRPLKIGTRGSPLAMAQAYETRDRLAAAFDLPQAAFEIVVIKVTGDMIQDRPLKEIGGKGLFTREIEQDLSAGKIDIAVHSMKDMPTEQPAGLLLDTYLPREDVRDAFVSPTYSAIADLPQGATVGTSSLRRRAQLLHRRPDLNVVEFRGNVQTRLRKLDDGVAVATFLATAGLNRLNMTEVPATPIDPADMLPAIAQGAIGIERRENDPATAQLLLAIHDTATGQRLAAERAFLATLDGSCETPIAGLALLDGDTLTLRGEVLRPDGSEAIKGTRTGPIATGAEMGRDLAQELLAKAGPDFFDWH; this comes from the coding sequence ATGGCAGGACACCGTGACACACCTTTTTCCAACCAAAGGCCGCGCGACGTGACCCTGCCATCCCCCGACCGCCCCCTGAAAATCGGCACCCGTGGATCGCCGCTGGCGATGGCACAGGCCTATGAAACGCGCGACCGGCTGGCCGCCGCCTTTGATCTGCCGCAGGCGGCGTTCGAGATCGTGGTGATCAAGGTGACGGGGGACATGATCCAGGACCGCCCGCTGAAAGAGATCGGCGGCAAGGGTCTGTTCACCCGCGAGATCGAACAGGACCTGTCGGCAGGCAAGATCGACATCGCGGTGCATTCGATGAAGGACATGCCCACCGAGCAGCCTGCCGGCCTGCTGCTGGACACCTACCTGCCGCGCGAGGATGTGCGCGACGCCTTTGTCTCGCCCACCTACAGCGCCATTGCGGACCTGCCGCAGGGGGCCACCGTCGGCACCTCGTCCCTGCGCCGTCGCGCGCAACTGCTGCACCGCCGCCCCGACCTGAACGTGGTTGAATTTCGCGGCAACGTGCAAACCCGCCTGCGCAAGCTGGACGATGGCGTGGCCGTGGCGACGTTTCTGGCAACTGCGGGGCTAAACCGCCTGAACATGACAGAGGTGCCCGCCACCCCCATCGACCCCGCCGACATGCTGCCCGCCATCGCCCAGGGGGCCATCGGCATCGAGCGGCGCGAAAACGATCCCGCCACCGCGCAATTGCTGTTGGCCATCCACGACACCGCCACAGGCCAGCGACTCGCCGCCGAACGTGCCTTTCTCGCCACGCTGGACGGGTCGTGCGAAACCCCCATCGCCGGCCTTGCCCTGCTGGATGGCGACACGCTGACCCTGCGCGGCGAGGTCCTGCGCCCCGACGGGTCCGAGGCGATCAAGGGCACCCGTACCGGCCCTATAGCAACAGGTGCCGAGATGGGCCGCGATCTGGCCCAGGAGCTTCTGGCCAAGGCCGGTCCCGACTTCTTCGACTGGCACTAA
- a CDS encoding fatty acid desaturase family protein: MTPGKAYLTSDEIRPLARRSNLMGAWLVAHCWGTIVLAIGLFALWPNPVTFLLAVILIGSRQLGLAILMHEAAHSALFKSRWLNDRVGEWLCGWPIMADLHAYRHYHLTHHRFTQTDKDPDLVLSEKFPTSHASMRRKFLRDLTGQTGIRQLLGQITMFIRLAGDDDAIDAAKSQSAQAFKSNMLGRAFPVFIGIAVAIGLIGDWWWGLAFWLLPYLTWFQFVLRVRNIAEHGAVERSDNPLQNVRTTHAGPVARALVAPYYVNYHLEHHMVMHVPCWQLHKMHALLMDKGLGDSMRTAPSYRAAMMEAGWRSS, from the coding sequence ATGACACCCGGCAAAGCCTATCTGACCAGCGACGAGATTCGCCCCCTTGCCCGACGCTCGAACCTGATGGGCGCTTGGCTGGTGGCGCATTGCTGGGGCACGATTGTGCTGGCGATCGGCCTGTTCGCGCTGTGGCCCAATCCCGTGACCTTCCTGCTGGCGGTGATCCTGATCGGCTCGCGGCAACTGGGTCTGGCGATCCTGATGCACGAGGCCGCGCACAGCGCCCTGTTCAAATCCCGCTGGCTGAACGACCGGGTCGGCGAATGGCTGTGCGGCTGGCCGATCATGGCAGACCTGCACGCCTATCGGCACTATCACCTGACGCATCATCGTTTTACCCAGACCGACAAGGACCCCGACCTTGTCCTCAGCGAGAAGTTCCCGACCAGCCATGCCTCGATGCGACGCAAGTTTCTGCGCGATCTGACCGGGCAGACGGGGATCAGGCAACTGCTCGGGCAGATCACGATGTTCATCCGGCTCGCGGGCGACGACGACGCCATTGATGCGGCCAAATCGCAATCGGCGCAGGCGTTCAAATCCAACATGCTGGGCCGCGCCTTTCCGGTGTTCATCGGCATTGCCGTTGCCATCGGCCTGATCGGAGACTGGTGGTGGGGGCTGGCGTTCTGGTTGTTGCCCTATCTGACGTGGTTCCAGTTCGTCCTGCGCGTGCGCAACATCGCGGAACACGGCGCGGTCGAGCGGTCGGACAATCCGCTGCAGAACGTGCGCACGACCCATGCGGGCCCCGTCGCCCGCGCGCTGGTTGCGCCCTACTATGTCAACTATCATCTGGAGCATCACATGGTGATGCATGTGCCCTGCTGGCAATTGCACAAGATGCACGCGCTGCTGATGGACAAGGGGCTGGGCGACAGCATGCGCACCGCCCCCAGCTACCGCGCAGCGATGATGGAGGCGGGCTGGCGCAGTTCATGA
- a CDS encoding GNAT family N-acetyltransferase: MTTRLLTLSDYAQAAALLAHLSDGDPVADAKQFAGLLDHPGTSVFGTFVNETLACTVTLHILPNMTRAGRPYALIENVVTQPAMRGLGYANTTMHAATESAWAKNAYKIMLLTGQDTGARGFYEKLGFRADQKFGMQLRRLPPRRP, translated from the coding sequence ATGACCACGCGCCTGCTCACCTTGTCGGATTACGCGCAAGCGGCAGCCCTTCTGGCACATCTATCAGACGGTGATCCCGTCGCAGATGCCAAACAATTCGCCGGACTTCTTGACCACCCGGGCACATCGGTCTTTGGGACATTCGTGAACGAAACGCTTGCTTGCACCGTCACGCTTCACATTCTGCCCAACATGACCCGTGCAGGGCGCCCCTATGCCCTGATCGAAAACGTGGTAACACAACCGGCCATGCGGGGACTGGGGTATGCAAACACCACGATGCACGCCGCCACTGAGTCCGCCTGGGCGAAGAACGCCTACAAGATCATGCTGCTGACCGGTCAGGACACCGGCGCGCGCGGGTTTTATGAAAAATTGGGGTTTCGTGCCGACCAGAAGTTCGGAATGCAACTGCGCCGCCTCCCCCCGCGCCGGCCCTAG
- the dnaE gene encoding DNA polymerase III subunit alpha: MSNDPRFIHLRTHSEYSLLEGALRLKKLPDLCKKHDMPALALTDTNNMFAALEYSVTLSGAGIQPIIGCQVDVTWVETRPGDRPRLPAGLVLLAQNETGYENLMKLNSCLYLKGDGQLPQVTLDELEALSAGLICLTGGPEGPVGQLLRAGQRPAAQAMMDRLAAAFPQRLYVELQRHPGPDGQPDAEKLTERPFVEMAYAMELPLVATNDVYFPASDMYEAHDALICIAEGAYVDQQQDRRRLTNQHYFKSQSEMVTLFADLPEAVQNTVEIAKRCAFMAYRRDPILPKFADDEVVELRRQANEGLQARLAVIPHAASVEDYQKRLDFELDIIEGMGFPGYFLIVADFIKWAKDENIPVGPGRGSGAGSLVAYALTITDLDPLRYALLFERFLNPERVSMPDFDIDFCMDRREEVIRYVQQKYGRDKVGQIITFGALLSKAAVRDIGRVLQMPYGQVDRLSKLIPVEGVKPVSIAKALIDEPRLRDEARNEEVVKRLLDYGQQVEGLLRNASTHAAGVVIGDRPLDALVPLYQDPRSDMPATQFNMKWVEQAGLVKFDFLGLKTLTVIQNAVDQIRGAGRDLHTSADGTQLYEPAPGTENDINAIPLDDEASYKLYAAAKTVAVFQVESSGMMDALKRMKPTCIEDIVALVALYRPGPMENIPTYCEVKNGQRERENLHPTIDHILDETQGIIVYQEQVMQIAQEMAGYSLGGADLLRRAMGKKIQEAMDAERPKFLEGSKANGVDKDKAMEVWNLLDKFANYGFNKSHAAAYAVVSYQTAWLKANHPVEFMAGVMNCDIHLTDKLAIYFEEVRKAMGLPWVPPCVNRSDATFKVVDGALVYALGALKNVGVEAMKLVTEGRKVDGVDKPFATLFDLARRVDLKRVGKRPLEMLARSGAFDQLDNNRRRVFDALDALVQYSAAIHDQKNSNQVSLFGEAGDDLPEPRMMPGDDYLPAERLSEEFKAVGFYLSGHPLDDYAGALKRKGVQTLDEVLADVERRGAKNAKLAGVVAGCQIRKSAKGNRFAFAQLSDTTGAYEVTLFSEALEKSQDFLVTGAKVIITAEATMESDQLKLLARSVAPIDAVVADVGGMGLRVFINDAGAVGSIASVLEGAAQGQRAIGRGPVQLCLMGAGLNGEVDVELGDDFPVNPQIKGAIKSLGGVVSVEEI, encoded by the coding sequence ATGTCAAATGATCCCCGATTCATTCACCTGCGCACCCATTCCGAGTATTCCCTGCTGGAGGGCGCGCTGCGGCTGAAAAAGCTGCCCGACCTGTGCAAAAAGCACGACATGCCCGCGCTGGCGCTGACTGACACCAATAACATGTTCGCGGCACTGGAATATTCCGTGACCCTGTCGGGGGCGGGCATCCAGCCGATCATCGGCTGTCAGGTGGATGTGACTTGGGTCGAGACCCGCCCCGGCGACCGTCCGCGCCTGCCTGCGGGACTGGTGCTGCTGGCCCAGAACGAGACGGGTTACGAAAACCTGATGAAGCTGAACTCGTGCCTGTACCTCAAGGGCGACGGGCAATTGCCGCAGGTCACGCTGGACGAGCTTGAGGCACTTTCGGCGGGTCTGATCTGTTTAACCGGCGGGCCGGAGGGGCCCGTGGGCCAGCTTTTGCGTGCAGGCCAGCGCCCGGCGGCACAGGCGATGATGGACCGGCTGGCGGCGGCATTCCCGCAGCGTTTGTATGTCGAATTGCAGCGCCATCCCGGACCGGACGGCCAGCCCGACGCGGAAAAGCTGACCGAGCGGCCGTTTGTCGAGATGGCCTATGCGATGGAGTTGCCGTTGGTCGCCACCAACGACGTTTATTTCCCTGCCTCGGATATGTACGAGGCGCATGACGCGCTGATCTGTATTGCCGAGGGCGCCTATGTCGACCAGCAGCAGGACCGCCGCCGCCTGACCAACCAGCATTATTTCAAATCGCAATCCGAGATGGTGACGCTGTTTGCCGACTTGCCGGAAGCGGTGCAGAACACGGTCGAGATTGCCAAACGCTGCGCCTTCATGGCCTATCGCCGCGATCCGATCCTGCCGAAGTTTGCCGATGACGAGGTGGTCGAGCTGCGCCGTCAGGCCAACGAGGGCCTGCAAGCGCGGCTGGCGGTGATCCCGCACGCGGCCTCGGTGGAAGACTACCAGAAGCGGCTGGATTTCGAGCTGGACATCATCGAAGGCATGGGGTTCCCCGGCTACTTCCTGATCGTTGCCGATTTCATCAAATGGGCCAAGGACGAGAATATCCCCGTGGGCCCGGGCCGTGGGTCGGGGGCGGGCAGCCTTGTGGCCTATGCGCTGACCATCACCGACCTTGACCCGCTGCGCTATGCGCTGCTGTTCGAACGGTTCCTGAACCCCGAACGGGTCAGCATGCCCGACTTTGACATCGACTTTTGCATGGACCGCCGCGAAGAGGTGATCCGCTATGTGCAGCAGAAATATGGCCGCGACAAGGTGGGGCAGATCATCACATTCGGTGCGCTCTTGTCCAAGGCGGCGGTGCGCGACATCGGGCGTGTGTTGCAGATGCCATACGGGCAGGTTGACCGGCTGTCGAAACTGATTCCGGTCGAGGGGGTCAAACCCGTCAGCATCGCCAAGGCGCTGATCGACGAGCCGCGCCTGCGCGACGAGGCGCGCAACGAAGAGGTGGTCAAACGGCTGCTGGATTACGGCCAGCAGGTCGAGGGATTGTTGCGCAACGCATCGACCCACGCCGCCGGTGTTGTGATCGGTGACCGTCCGCTGGATGCGCTGGTGCCGCTGTACCAGGACCCGCGGTCTGACATGCCCGCAACGCAGTTCAACATGAAATGGGTCGAACAGGCCGGTCTGGTCAAGTTCGACTTTCTGGGCCTGAAAACCCTGACCGTGATCCAGAACGCTGTGGACCAGATCCGGGGCGCGGGGCGCGACCTGCACACCTCGGCGGATGGCACGCAGCTTTATGAACCCGCGCCGGGGACCGAGAACGACATCAACGCCATCCCGCTGGATGACGAGGCCTCCTACAAGCTCTACGCCGCTGCCAAGACCGTCGCCGTGTTCCAGGTGGAATCCAGCGGCATGATGGACGCGCTGAAAAGGATGAAGCCGACCTGTATCGAGGACATCGTGGCCCTTGTGGCGCTGTATCGTCCCGGTCCGATGGAAAACATCCCGACCTATTGCGAGGTCAAGAACGGCCAGCGCGAGCGCGAGAACCTGCACCCGACCATCGACCATATTCTGGACGAGACCCAGGGCATCATCGTTTATCAGGAACAGGTGATGCAGATCGCGCAGGAAATGGCGGGCTACAGCCTTGGCGGTGCCGACTTGTTGCGCCGTGCGATGGGTAAGAAAATTCAGGAAGCGATGGACGCCGAGCGGCCCAAGTTCCTGGAAGGTTCCAAGGCCAATGGCGTCGACAAGGACAAGGCGATGGAGGTCTGGAACCTTCTCGACAAATTCGCCAACTACGGTTTCAACAAATCCCACGCGGCGGCCTATGCGGTGGTCAGCTATCAGACCGCATGGCTCAAGGCGAACCATCCGGTCGAGTTCATGGCCGGTGTGATGAACTGCGATATCCACCTGACCGACAAGCTGGCGATTTATTTCGAAGAGGTCCGCAAGGCAATGGGCCTGCCGTGGGTGCCGCCCTGTGTGAACCGCTCTGATGCGACGTTCAAAGTGGTCGACGGCGCGCTGGTCTATGCGCTGGGCGCGCTGAAAAACGTGGGCGTCGAGGCGATGAAGCTGGTGACCGAAGGGCGCAAGGTGGACGGCGTGGACAAGCCCTTTGCCACGCTCTTTGATCTGGCACGCCGCGTCGATCTGAAGCGTGTGGGCAAGCGTCCGCTGGAAATGCTGGCGCGTTCGGGGGCGTTCGACCAGCTCGACAACAACCGCCGCCGGGTGTTCGATGCGCTGGACGCGCTGGTGCAATATTCCGCCGCGATCCACGATCAGAAGAATTCCAATCAGGTGTCGCTGTTCGGCGAAGCAGGTGATGACCTGCCCGAACCACGGATGATGCCGGGTGACGATTACCTGCCCGCCGAACGGCTGAGCGAAGAATTCAAGGCCGTGGGCTTTTACCTGTCGGGTCACCCGCTGGACGATTACGCCGGTGCGCTGAAACGCAAGGGCGTGCAGACGCTGGACGAGGTGCTGGCCGATGTGGAACGGCGCGGGGCCAAGAACGCCAAACTGGCGGGCGTGGTCGCGGGCTGTCAGATCCGCAAGTCGGCCAAGGGCAACCGCTTTGCCTTTGCGCAGCTTTCGGACACCACCGGCGCCTACGAGGTCACGCTGTTTTCCGAAGCGCTGGAGAAATCGCAGGATTTTCTGGTGACCGGCGCCAAGGTGATCATCACCGCCGAGGCGACGATGGAAAGCGACCAGTTGAAGCTGCTGGCGCGGTCTGTCGCGCCGATTGATGCGGTGGTGGCCGATGTGGGCGGCATGGGGCTGCGCGTGTTCATCAACGATGCAGGGGCGGTCGGCTCGATTGCCTCGGTGCTGGAAGGGGCGGCGCAGGGCCAGCGCGCCATCGGGCGCGGCCCGGTGCAACTGTGCCTGATGGGCGCAGGGCTGAACGGCGAGGTTGACGTGGAACTGGGCGATGATTTCCCGGTGAACCCGCAGATCAAGGGCGCAATCAAAAGTCTGGGTGGCGTGGTCTCGGTCGAGGAGATCTAG